A genomic region of Apus apus isolate bApuApu2 chromosome 24, bApuApu2.pri.cur, whole genome shotgun sequence contains the following coding sequences:
- the CTXN1 gene encoding cortexin-1 yields the protein MNDASTMDYELLSPALAEQPGGSAGMDAEQKTVFAFVIFLLVFLVMLMVRCFRILLDPYSRMPASSWTDHKEGLERGQFDYALV from the coding sequence atgAATGATGCGTCGACCATGGACTACGAGCTGCTCTCCCCTGCCTTGGCGGAGCAGCCGGGGGGCTCGGCGGGGATGGACGCCGAGCAGAAAACTGTCTTTGCCTTCGTCATCTTCCTCCTGGTCTTCTTGGTGATGCTGATGGTCCGTTGCTTCCGCATCCTGCTGGACCCCTACAGCCGCATGCCCGCCTCCTCCTGGACCGACCACAAGGAGGGCTTGGAGAGGGGCCAGTTCGACTACGCCCTGGTCTAG